The DNA region GCGCTCCCGGAGGACCGCCTGGCAGACTGAGCGGCCACCTCAGCGAAGGAGACCGTATGTCGATGGTCGGCGGCCTGCGCAGGATGGCCCGGCTCGCGCGCCGGATGCGCCGGGTGGACCTCAGTCACCCGGCCCGTTCGCCGCTCGGCAGCACCGTGGTCAACTGTGTGGGGTACCGGGACGGCGAGCGGCTCGCGGACGCGGGCGGGGTCGCCGAGACCGTCCGGCACCTGCGCAAGCACACCGGGCGCGGCGGCTTCGTGTGGCTGGGGCTGCACGAGCCGAGCGAGGCGGAGTTCGAAGGGGTCGCCGAGCTGTTCGGGCTGCACCCTCTGGCCGTGGAGGACGCCGTGCACGCGCACCAGCGGCCGAAGCTGGAGCAGTACGGGGACGTGCTGTTCGCGGTGTTCAAGACGGTGACGTACGTCGAGCACGAGCGGCTCACGGCCACCAGCGAGGTCGTCGACACCGGCGAGCTCATGGTCTTCACCGGGCCCGACTTCGTCGTGACCGTCCGCCACGGCCGGCACGGTTCGCTCGGCCCGCTGCGCGAGGCCCTGGAGGCGAGGCCCGAGCAGCTGGCCCAGGGGCCCTCGGCGGTGCTCCACGCGCTGGCCGACCATGTCGTGGACGAGTACCTCGCGGTCGTGGACGCCGTCCAGGACGACATCGAGCTGGTGGAGACCGAGGTGTTCGCGCCGCGGACCGGCACCCCGCCGGACCCGGGGCGGATCTACCAGCTCAAGCGGGAGCTGCTCGAACTGAAGCGGGCCACGGTGCCGCTGGCCCGCCCCCTTGAGGCGCTGATCGCCCGGCCGCCGGCGGTCCTGGACCCGGCGATACGCCCGTACTTCCGGGACGTCGCCGACCATCTCGCGCGCGCCACCGAGCAGATCAACGCCTTCGACGGGCTGATCGACTCGATCCTGCAGGCGCATCTGGCGCAGGTGACGGTCGCGCAGAACGAGGACATGCGCAAGATCACGGCGTGGGCGGCGATCGTCGCCGTGCCGACCATGGTGTGCGGCATCTACGGCATGAACTTCGCGCACATGCCCGAACTGGGCTGGACCTACGGCTACCCCCTCGTCCTCTCGGTGATGGCGACGGCCTGTCTCCTGCTGCACCGGGGCTTCAAGCGCAACGGCTGGCTCTGAGCCCCGGGCGGTCCCGGCTCAGGCCTGGGCGGCGAGCTCCGGGTGCTCCTTGAGGAGCCGGGGCGGGGCCGCCTGCCGCCACGAGTCGACGACGATCGCACGGAGCTCGTCCGGGTCGTCGACGGCGGCGAGCCGCACCCGTACCCAGGCGAAGGCCGCCTCATGGTCCGCCACCCAGAACTTCTCCGGCTCTGC from Streptomyces fradiae includes:
- a CDS encoding magnesium and cobalt transport protein CorA, producing the protein MSMVGGLRRMARLARRMRRVDLSHPARSPLGSTVVNCVGYRDGERLADAGGVAETVRHLRKHTGRGGFVWLGLHEPSEAEFEGVAELFGLHPLAVEDAVHAHQRPKLEQYGDVLFAVFKTVTYVEHERLTATSEVVDTGELMVFTGPDFVVTVRHGRHGSLGPLREALEARPEQLAQGPSAVLHALADHVVDEYLAVVDAVQDDIELVETEVFAPRTGTPPDPGRIYQLKRELLELKRATVPLARPLEALIARPPAVLDPAIRPYFRDVADHLARATEQINAFDGLIDSILQAHLAQVTVAQNEDMRKITAWAAIVAVPTMVCGIYGMNFAHMPELGWTYGYPLVLSVMATACLLLHRGFKRNGWL
- a CDS encoding MmcQ/YjbR family DNA-binding protein, which translates into the protein MSTSDDVRALALALPETTEKEAWSMPTFRVAGKMFLTLPEQETSMAVRCPKEERDELALAEPEKFWVADHEAAFAWVRVRLAAVDDPDELRAIVVDSWRQAAPPRLLKEHPELAAQA